The following is a genomic window from Thioclava electrotropha.
GCGCGGATTTCCGCTTCGGCGCGAAACAGGCGGGCTGCGTGACCACATTGGCCGAGCGCTTCGACGTGACGCTGGCGCCCGCAGTGCTGTGCGAAGGGGGCGAGGTCATCTCGTCCACGCGCATCCGGGGCCTGCGCGCCGAAGGCCGGTCGCGCGAGGCCGTGGCCCTTCAGGGCTCGACCGATGCGGCTGCGCTGATGTCGGGCGCGCTTCTGACACAGGATATGAGATTTGGGGAGGAATTCGATGTCCGGAATTGATCCGCGCGATCTGCGCGACGCTTGCGGCAGTTTCGCAACCGGCGTGACGGTGATTTCGACGCGCACCGAAGATGGCGATCACGGGATGACGGCGAATGCCTTCATGTCGGTCTCGCTCGACCCGCCGCTGATCACCATCTCGCTCGATCACAACTGCAAGCTGCGCGAGAAGGTGCGCGCCTCGGGGCGGTACGCGGTCTCGGTGCTCAATCACGAGATGGAAGGGCT
Proteins encoded in this region:
- a CDS encoding flavin reductase family protein, which translates into the protein MSGIDPRDLRDACGSFATGVTVISTRTEDGDHGMTANAFMSVSLDPPLITISLDHNCKLREKVRASGRYAVSVLNHEMEGLAMHFAGRHDPAHNDPFIERAGMPVVPGAACVFVTEVAQEVEAGDHTLFIGKVVEIERDLEARPLLFCGGKFGALAS